The region cttattaacaattagtactggtgcaccttataggatatgctgggtctaatcgcttcttcgTCAAATATCTTTTGCGTCTACTTTGCTAACTttctcattttaactggtgccattttgggtaaggctgtagtcactggcttcgtttcaggcgttaagtcaatcgcgagcttcctttctctatcgggaagaaatgttgataactcatctaaaacatatcttgaaattccttaattgctattaaatcttcaaattttgtttgcttctgacttttatatATCCcgtaatcaccataatgctcatatcttgatcatcataatcatcattaataaattctttaccttctttcatcttctgaacctcctcatcttctcatttggcattctcagaattatcttttcatcacgatgGTCTGTCTGGTcatcacgctttagtagtcaatccatttcttagaataatatcaaatcctcttatcttccatgatatcaattaTGCATcacttatttccagaaatctcaattttaccgttggtactcacttatttaacaattacacgttcttgacttgctagtcccttaatcacaatcttatcaattcaacaaagtaatttatcttatcaacaaaactttgagagataaccaattaagtttctctcacatcttttaatactttaacacataaggtatttACCCTAATCATCTATGTCATCACATtttctcgttcttggagacgtattcctcattagagtagattcccttgactcttagtggatcctttactggggctagtgatttgcaatcctcgtcATGTACCTGTGTTTCCTTTTcatgcataagaggtagatggaacttcgtccgcttgattaaggatacgttgatttcttcttgaaaacctcttgcaaagaacgacagtacaacgaaacgactagaaggattcaaaattcaacaaaaataGAGTTGAAAAGTAAGAaaaaacaaggatttgaatatgaatgagacaaccacattggtacttaagatggccagtctttcataccatatggcatacagcacatgattaggtggcgtcccacccgactcttcgtcattctgacaaagtgtctcaccataacactgtttgtcccaatcagaaagcaaaacttgagggaaggaaataaatttgaaaggaatggaatatcctccttttcgcTATCATAAAAAagagtttatttgagaaaagaagttcatacatttttttaggaattgagaaggaatataagctgtaatattgaaaacttaaatgataccattggtcaccatccacatttcacttatattcatctttcgagcttgttcgatcatatcccaattgcgtcatataacaactctAGAAGGTACACTGAAATTCCTTCGCAAATTAAATATCGCATCTACAcgtataatattttaacaattcgatcataatagcgttcttatcagatagcttcgggtttcctctttttaatttagaataaccacgacccattcaacataacgatccttttgttaataatgtTCTTCTTTTAggaaagtctggaaatcttcccaatatTCTTCGATCACGCTCAGGCTCTTTTTAAAttaatgaattctttaaactctaatggtctctgcaactgaATAAATAATTACTCCGTATAAGGATTCTattattaaccttgtcaaacaatatttacaccttaccattaggaataatcaacttcttcataatcacggatcactttattctctgaattaacaGTACTGGGtctaaaataagtatccttccagTTAATCCgagtcttttaacaaacaagaaactcaagtagtagctTGAAAACCAaggtttaaaaatcattttattcgaaaagggctttcagaaatttgtaaaggaaaattttttttttcgaatttttttttaaaaatttggaaaatcacaaacctggttgtccttactatatgagttagttgttgtccttccgacctataacaaggtgcCATATTAAAGAGATAATCACATAAAAGTTCattcactccaatctacctttttctcctttatcgtgtccatttgccttccttaatcgacgaaaacttcagtttgcatgttatcttattcatagcttcacatcaaagctcccatactggtaatactcccgatATTACCGTTGCAATAgtaaaacaggctatccaatagtcaataagtctatttcacagaacaaagtttgctcgtatcacatcacattactactttacatctcgcatttatcatatcatcataatttaatttcataaaaaaattccaggcttatacttttctctcttactctttcaaaattcatccaATCCATCCCTCAACCAAGCACGAGTGGCCTATTTACTAGTAGTTTCATTTAATCTGGTAACCGTTATCCTCCGAGAcacgtgaatcttctttctaaactccttctcacttTTACTTATATTTCAAATACTCGCCATTTACTGTGactcccgaatccatcctcgtagatacaattgcttcataggacaagttctaaactggtGGTATAGAATAGGATATAAGGTAAACTAAAAAGATACACTCACATCCAAACGTCtagtgaaacaagaataaacagatggaaattcttgaataggtaatctcgcaTCAAGACGCGAAAAATTAGTATAAAAATAGCTTAACgaagtgcaaccgttataacagaaggtagtaaCATTAATGCTAGTGGAGAATAAGGTACAAATCCAATCtgaaagaagatgacgatccttgaacgagaagctccaaacgatcagatgatatagggaaatcaggatctgccattgccgttgtctggaaaatcaaatcgcaagctgagaatcctgAATCGTAACACGAACggtgccggagacctactatgtAATCGCACTCATCCTTACGACATCTTAGCTTTCTatatcctaatcctaatcctaaccctctacccaatcccgacaatctaggcttgtttcagtgacctataacctgtagctctgataccaacctgtggcgccctccaaacccgggtcagaagtttggggtccacaacacattcacaatatataaacctgtacctaaaatattaattgcaatgaccctatttcacataaccacggatcgcaataggttaaagtatgagaacaagccacaaccttaattattacatcgtaccaaatcccaacgaatttaacttacaattgataataaaatcattcttacaaactaACTATTTCTTTACCGCGTGAAACTTCCGCTAGCTCAatccaactcgactggaaccttagcccgcactttggactgaggaacttcactatcatccatattcttttcaactgtaaaatatataaaagaatcgcaagggtgagctaactagctcagcaagtcatgataatgataactgaggttaaaccatgattaaatgagatgattcaaaggattcacgtttctttttaactattcattagaattggatattcattttaagttttaaaaaccaaggttaggctgctgatcagtcacgcactaaccccgagcaagcacacagtaCTGCTCTAAtcactggatccaaggcacacattggcctaacttgaccattaatatggtctgaccacgaatctggtccacatatataaaaactatccaatcctaaagcagttcaatatgataaatgatataattcaataaaacaagttcataatcaacgatagttaaacacttgaataaaagcataaggaaGCCTATGCATATCTCAATGGGATTTCAGGgaatgtataagaaatggttttcaatttgtaccaacatccggtattaggtcagaaatgatttttcaaggtatagttctttgatgttataaagaatagttgaagtataaaagtttatgGTTTTCAAACAATTCTGTTTCAGTGTTTTGTATTTAGTAGTGATACATTTGgaaagtagtatcatatttgtgtggtttgtatCTGAGGATCAGCAAATGATggttttacaaagaataaggcttatggctcaagatcaagaaagatcagggttcaagggtaaattgTTTATAGCACTTATTATATAAAACATGGGTTATTTTGAATagtagcgacatgttatgaaacagttcgaaaatatatttgcaatatatcttgaagaaaagtttagaagtacttgccttacatggctttacaactattactgatcaattctgggccaactgccgcttaggcttttacgtccaaccactatatcattctagattcgacctcaacacttaagtcttTTGATTGAGACCTTAATAAGCTTTTCGActcaccaccaactatctttcgtccaattccaattctcaggcattccgactagaacctacaaggtcgaaatatcctaatttagacattcgattatgcttgacatgtcctcgctaacaatctacccgaacgttaacaaaatctGACTCGTaacatatttcatataatacacgtatcacttagggctcacgttctcgaaaatcggttcaatgtttgttttcggaaaatacccatactctttattttatgaaatcagggttatcgatttagaaaaatatttcatcacatcgtatAATCAGGTTTcatataaaacacacacacacacacacacatatatatatagtcgTTCAACATCCCGATAATCATCgaatacgttcccgtatttacgtagttcagtttctcggaaattgggcagcatttcctttatttatcggactaacccatcgaacaattcgacgtcacttCACCACAATAATTCACAACAACCAATATTCACAATTTCCCCCACGtcaattcaatactattattattcccattttatatttatttgttaaattaggactcagaatataatcatcacagtccaccgtcggctcgccgaggctcatcgccgacggcggtaaaattcgtcggtgcccgacAAATTTCGGGTTTCCACACGAAATTTCACCGATTAGCATAATAATTATTCCTGTATGAATTTAGTATTTATTTCACGAAAGCCATCAAGATTCGatcctgcagaaaataaataaataataattcaGATTAACAGAATTCCAACAGAACCACCGCACACTCAGGTGCACACACGCGCTGCGTGTTCACGCCCGTAGAACCATCACCGTCTCGCCGCCGGAATCCGGCGAGAGGCAGCAGCAACGAGCAGAAACACCACATCAAGAACACACACAATCAAACACACAACACACTCTGCCCACTTAGCCGAAATTCAAACGACGGAAACTAGAAATTAAAGGTAACAAATAGCTGCACggatacatacatatatacaagtgtatatatatacaatcaacTGAAGAAATTGAAGCCAACATCTGGATTTAAAGAACCGAGAAAAGAAGAGCTGCCGGAAAAATTACCAGAAACGGAAATCGACTAGGAGGAAGGAGCGGAAACAGGGAATCGCAGGAAGTAGAGAAAAACGAAGAACAGGGAGGGGAGAGATAGACGAGAGAATGGAGAGATTCTCGAAAAACCGAGAGAGGCTGGAGAGATTGTCCTATTTTTATAATTTGTGTCCTTATAATTTCCAACCACGTGTCCGGTTAAAAGGACACGTGTCCCTCTTTTATGACCGCACGCCTGGATGCCGTCCCAAATTCACGTTTTAGAGATATATTTTACGAGTAGAAACGAGTCTAAAATTTTACTAAATTAATAGTAAAATTCCCAAAACTAATAGAATAagattttttgtaatttttaaagtATATTTGAAATGTAACTCATATCTGCATTTAACAATTAATGATTCAAGCTACACctaaaataatttcaaaaaattatgaaaatagtcttaaaatattacaaatatcccgaagtttacaaaaacataaatttcgtaatttttttaaaataatctctgaaacgtaatttatacccgcttttatccattaacgaatcaacgcgcgggtgaaattaatcccaaaaatttccaaaataattttaaaattctcgaaatattccaaacttaaataaatacgagttttataatttttgaagaattttagagttaaatatggatttttacaattaaaaacattcagaaaatcatttaaagataaataattaataaaatattgatttctcaattttataaaatcctaaaaataatttttgtaattataaaatcataaaaataattaatcaatacagagcggtcaaaaccaatacacatattttatttaataattttcgtaataatcacatatttatataattcaaaaacacatgagtcgttatatagctcatatgctaacttcccaatacgtcttaatacctcgaagcactactagaaaaagtagaatagacatcacaTCTTCGACATCGGTTGCTTTTCTGaccgatgtaaaaggtgttttcTACATTGGTTTTTGGCAACCGATGTCTTTTGTTGTTATAAACATCAGTTGTTTAGCACAACCGATGTTATATGTCTGTTTTGAAAAAATTAATCAACGCACCTTCCCCgttccccccttaaccaaattatTCATTCCTTCCAAGTGTTTCCCCCCCTTGTTTTTTGACTTAGTAAAATTTTCCCCCTTTTTTCACCCACATCTTCCcccttttttttattaaaaaaaattaaaattaaaatcaaaaactgaaaactgaaaacaaaaataaacaaaaacattttatccctcatcactctctcatctctcagttcatcactctctcatctctcatTTTATCCCTCTCTCAGCTCTCATTTCACTTTCCTGTGTAGATTTCACCTTACTGCTCTCATCAAGGTTGCTCTCATTTCCCTCATTGCTCTCGTAGATTTGGGGGTTTCATTACATTAAGTCAAAGTCGGAGTTGAAGTTCAACTCAGAGTTTAAGGTTGTAGTTCAAGTCGGAGATTGAAGCTAAGTTGGAGGTTAAAGCTTGAATTAGGTAagttttaaaccctaatttcagaattgggggtttcaatttgaaaccctaattttttaatttttaattagttTAAGCTTAAACTATCTGCATCTGCTTGTTTGAGTTGCTTGTTACATATTCTATAGTATGGAAATTAGTTGTTTGTCATATAGCAGACCCTAATTTGCTTATGCCTGTGtctttgtttattttattttgtttaaatgaTAGAATTTTTGTTGCTCTTTTCTCTGTTTTCTCTAGAAAATGCATGTTATTTTCAGTTAAATAATGTAAACATTATTTTATAGTAAGGGGATGATAGACGAAATTTGCTTTTTGTTCTGTATATATTGTTACaacatatattttacatataaaatGACAGGAAGATGGTTCTGTGTAGAATTTATAGTATAATGTAAACATCTTTCATCTATTGATAGTATAATGTAAACATTAAAATGCATGCCCTGTCTTGTACTACCAAATCGATACAAGCAGATTACTGAAAAGGATAATGACATTACCTTTTCAGTAATAAAAATCAACTTTGATTTTTGATGTCATACTTGGAATAAAAAATTTTATAAAAGAACACTTCACTAACACATACATATGGTGCTTATAAAGAAAATAATTACCTGGTAGAGAAGAAGGGTTACCTGGGAGGAGTTAGAAAAGCAGAAGTGGTTggtttgggaatgtaatctttgAGCAAGTACTTAATAAACCCACTAAAAGTTCTGATTCTTGTTTGAGAAATGATAGTTAGCATGTGAATAGAGTTTTCTTGGCCTATGGAAGCTAATTCTTTATGAGCATCGGCGTCGGGTGGTGGTTAATTCTGCTCAttacaaattatattaatttgCTATGTTTATTGTCTAGTGGCGTGCTCAGCTTTGTTCTGTGTTTCGTTTCATCATTTTAATCAATCAGTGTCGTGTTCTGCTTTGCCGGTAATTAtacataataatacatatatattactAATTGTACGTTgtttttttgaaatatttgatATGGAAATTAGGTAGGAAATAGGTTATCCTACGAATATGGAGAAAGATTGTATTTCAAAAGAGAGGGATTCGttggaatatgaagtcggggttgaaaagtttttgatttacgccgaagaaaattgtaaaaatccTAAAAAAAATACCTTGCCCCTGCTGTAAATGtgttaatttcaaaaaatttccgGTCAAAGTAATAAGGGGTCATCTCTACGAGTATGGTTTTAGTCTTGGGTATattgattggatttggcataGATCCAAGACTGGTAGGTCGTCTGTTGGTAGCACAGTGCCTCCTCATGAAGAGGAGCAGAATGCAGATGCATTTAAATTAGCCTTTGAAGCTGCATCAGAAGCGGCTGCTGCATCGGAAGCGGTGGCTGCTGGTGCTTCACAAGCTGCTGTGGTTTGTGAAGCAGCATATCGTAATCCGGGGGGTAAATCAGGGGGCGATGACTACGATAAAGACGCGCATGATTTTAAGAGGTTTCTGGCCGATGCTCAACAACCTTTATTTGAGGGCAGCGACTTCACAAAATTAGATTCGGTGTTAAAATTACATAACTGGAAAGTGAGATTCGGTGTGAGTGATAGCACATTTAGCGATCTTCTCTCTACAGTTGGCTCATTCCTACCTCAGGATAATGCATTACCTGTTAACACATATGAAGCAAAGAAGACTCTTTCGAATTTAGGCCTCGAGTATACAAAATTCCACGCGTGTCCCAATGAATGTGTTCTATACAGGGGTGTAAATGAGATTGCTTCGGAGTGTCCAGAGTGCAAGCTATCTCGCTGGAAGGTGGGTAAGGATGGTAAAGAAAGGTATAAAATCCCGAAAAAAGTTATGTGGTACTTTCCGATCATCCCGAGATTTAAACGGATGTTTAAATCTTCTTCGACAGCTGAGTTGTTGACATGACATTCcaaccaaagaattcatgatgGCCAGATGCGCCACCCTGCCGACTCTCCTTCTTGGCGGAATATCGATTACAGGTGGCCTGCCTTTGGAAGTGAGCCAAGAAATCTTCGACTAGCTTTGTCGGCTGATGGTATTAACCCACATAACAATGGGCTGACTAATCGGTATTCTTGTTGGCCGGTAGTATTGGTAACATATAATCTTCCTCCGTGGTTATGTATGAAGAGGAAATTTATGATGTTAACTATATTGGTCTCCGGTCCACATGAACCAGAAAACAACCTTGATGTGTTCTTACAACCGTTAGTTGATGATTTCAAAAAGCTTTGGGAAGAAGGTGAACCGAATGTATACGATGCCTTCACAAAAAATTTTTTCACTTTAAGGGTGACTTTGTTATGGACAATTAACGATTTCCTGGCATATGGTAATTTGTCTGGCTGTGTCAACAAGGGTTATTTGGGTTGTCCAGTGTATGGTGATGATATCGTTGCTAACTATTTACCTTATAGTAGGAAAATATGTTACCAAGGTCATCGTCGGTATTTGCCTAGGCATCATCCATACAGGAAGAAGAAGGCAGCATTTAATGGTCAACAAGAGTTTGGACAGCCAAGGCAACCCCTTTCCGGACAAGAGGTGTTGGCACAacaagaaaaaattaaattttcttATAGAAAGGAAGTAAAGAAGTCGAAGAAGGTGGACTGTGCTTGGAAGAAGAAGTCAGTATTTTTTGAGTTGGAATACTGGAAATTCCATCACGTTCGTCCCTGCCTCTATATTATGCATATTGAGAAAAATGTGTGCGATAGTCTAGTTGGGACGTTACTGAATTTAAAACACAAGTCCAAAGATAGTGAGGCATCTCGGCTAGATATAATGGAAATGGGGGTTAGAACTGATTTAGCTCCAGAAGTAGGAGAAAAAAGAACTTATCTGCCTCCTTCTAGTTTTACTCTAACAAAAGCTGAAAAAAGAAAAGTGCTGAAATCACTCTCATCAATGAAGTTGCCATATGGGCATTCCTCAAACATCAGAAATTGTGTATCCATGGCGGATTTAAAGATATTTGGGATGAAGTCTCACGACTGCCATGTACTCCTTCAACAATTACTCCCGGTCGTAATTCGTTCTGTACTTTCGAAGAATGTTAGAGTTAGCATAATAAGACTCTGCTTCTCTTTCAACACTTTGTGCAACAAAATTGTTGACGTATCAAAACTTGATAAATTGCAAGCTGATGTGGTATTAACCTTATGTGAGCTCGAAAAAATATTTCCGCCTTCTTTTTTTGATATAATGATACATCTAATAGTACACCTGGTCAGGGAATTGCGTTTATGTGGACCAGTTTTCTATAGATGGATGTATCCATTTGAGCGTTTTAATAAAGTGTTGAAAAGTTACGTGCGAAACCGTTATTTTCCAGAAGGTTGTATAGCCGAAGCATACTTGAAAGAAGAATCTGTAGAATTTTGCGCTGAGTTTTCTAGAAATAGTTTGACAACTGCCGGACTTCCGAAGGACCAAGGCAaactttctggtccattatcggCTGCAACAGTTAAATCTGTTGAAGAGAAAGAACGAGATGAGGCGCATTTACACGTCCTCTTAAACAACAGTGAAGTGTTTCCATATGTTAATTAAGTcacttttctttttattttattgattaattttGTATAAGCATTATTTTAGTTTGTAACCAAAAAATTTATGTATTTTTAAAGGATGCATAAGGAGTTGCTTGAAAAAATTTATGAAGGAAAAAAAAGACTATTCAGTGGATGATTGGGGAGCATAATAGGCTATTTGCTGATTGGTTTGAGAACAAAGTTATGACTGAATCGAACGAGAAAGTCGAAGGTGTTTCTGAAACGATAAGGTGGCTAGCAGGAAAACCATCATTTACTGTTTTGACTTATGATGGCTATCTAGTTGACGGAATCCGATACTTCACAAAGGAGCGGACACCATTGTTCCAGCGGTACCAAATCCTGACCCGGTTGCTCTAGCGGACACCATTGTTCCCCAGCAGACAGCTCCACAACCCACTGAAAGTACTACACAATCTACCAAAAGCAGGACATCTGGAGCAGTACGAGGCGTTTGTGCTATGCACAAAGTGGTGATGAAGAAAGCGCGGggagagaaattgaatttgcggtTCAATCGAGTTGCAGTTCCAGTTGGAGACGAACGACACAAACTGCAGTCCTACATAGGTATGCTGGCAAGGACAATGGTGCCAATTAACATTCCGACTTGGCCAAAGGTTGACCCTGAACTGAAATAAAAAATAT is a window of Apium graveolens cultivar Ventura chromosome 11, ASM990537v1, whole genome shotgun sequence DNA encoding:
- the LOC141695454 gene encoding uncharacterized protein LOC141695454, whose amino-acid sequence is MEKDLIRGHLYEYGFSLGYIDWIWHRSKTGRSSVGSTVPPHEEEQNADAFKLAFEAASEAAAASEAVAAGASQAAVVCEAAYRNPGGKSGGDDYDKDAHDFKRFLADAQQPLFEGSDFTKLDSVLKLHNWKVRFGVSDSTFSDLLSTVGSFLPQDNALPVNTYEAKKTLSNLGLEYTKFHACPNECVLYRGVNEIASECPECKLSRWKVGKDGKERIHDGQMRHPADSPSWRNIDYRWPAFGSEPRNLRLALSADGINPHNNGLTNRYSCWPVVLVTYNLPPWLCMKRKFMMLTILVSGPHEPENNLDVFLQPLVDDFKKLWEEGEPNVYDAFTKNFFTLRVTLLWTINDFLAYGNLSGCVNKGYLGCPVYGDDIVANYLPYSRKICYQGHRRYLPRHHPYRKKKAAFNGQQEFGQPRQPLSGQEVLAQQEKIKFSYRKEVKKSKKVDCAWKKKSVFFELEYWKFHHVRPCLYIMHIEKNVCDSLVGTLLNLKHKSKDSEASRLDIMEMGVRTDLAPEVGEKRTYLPPSSFTLTKAEKRKVLKSLSSMKLPYGHSSNIRNCVSMADLKIFGMKSHDCHVLLQQLLPVVIRSVLSKNVRVSIIRLCFSFNTLCNKIVDVSKLDKLQADVVLTLCELEKIFPPSFFDIMIHLIVHLVRELRLCGPVFYRWMYPFERFNKVLKSYVRNRYFPEGCIAEAYLKEESVEFCAEFSRNSLTTAGLPKDQGKLSGPLSAATVKSVEEKERDEAHLHVLLNNSEVFPYVN